The Glycine soja cultivar W05 chromosome 8, ASM419377v2, whole genome shotgun sequence genome has a window encoding:
- the LOC114421093 gene encoding beta-amylase 1, chloroplastic-like: protein MAILSQSTASFSFVSTRTDSTHLTRFPCRVTFRARSPPLRPALVSSRLNSSRSPDAGGSLSPDNGGGDVAYQLHHDFSPQRRRRGSPVFVTLPVNSIGRDGRVARPKAMMFSLKALATAGVEGVVIEIWWGLVEKKKPRVYDWRGYEELVAMACKCGLKVRAVLAFHQHGTGPDDPNWMPLPLWVLDEIQKDTELAYCDRFGQRNIEYISLGCDILPVLCGRSPIQAYADFMRNFRDTFESLLGVVITGVQIGMGPGGELRYPSFSSQEPNLAWSHELGEFQCYDKYMLASLNASARNIGKREWGNGGPFGSESLMQNPEHTDFFRNDGGSWDTPYGKFFLEWYSDMLLLHGERICREAETIFRGTEVHISAKLAAIHWHYAMQSHPSELTAGYYNTSNRDGYLPIARMFSKYGFSMCCSCFEMQDAVTQKINPDGSPEGFLRQLLLVARLCDISLEGQNFSTNLDDGAFTQVLKMSKFYSDGIEKRPFSFNFVRMDKRLFESRNWDRFTRFVRQLSNGNIFRARLNSVREVRLKTTPVVAAVGLLYHLYQHS, encoded by the exons ATGGCCATCCTGTCCCAATCCACCGCCAGCTTCTCCTTCGTCTCCACTCGGACCGATTCCACTCACCTAACTCGCTTCCCCTGCCGCGTCACCTTCCGAGCCCGCTCTCCCCCTCTCCGCCCCGCCCTCGTCTCTTCGCGCCTCAACTCCTCCAGGTCCCCCGACGCCGGCGGCTCCCTCTCGCCGGACAACGGCGGCGGCGACGTCGCCTACCAGCTCCACCACGACTTCTCTCCGCAGCGCCGTCGCCGCGGCTCGCCGGTCTTCGTCACGCTGCCGGTGAATTCCATCGGTCGGGATGGCCGTGTCGCGAGGCCCAAGGCGATGATGTTCTCGCTTAAGGCGCTTGCCACGGCCGGCGTGGAAGGCGTGGTTATTGAAATTTGGTGGGGATTGGTTGAGAAGAAGAAACCTAGGGTTTACGATTGGAGAGGGTATGAGGAACTCGTCGCGATGGCGTGCAAGTGTGGCCTTAAGGTTCGGGCGGTTCTCGCCTTTCATCAGCATGGCACGGGACCTGATGATCCCAATTG GATGCCACTTCCTCTATGGGTGCTTGATGAGATACAGAAAGATACAGAGTTAGCGTATTGTGACAGGTTTGGACAAAGAAATATTGAATACATTTCCCTTGGATGTGATATTCTGCCTGTGTTATGTGGGCGTTCTCCTATTCAAGCATATGCAGATTTTATGAGGAATTTTAGGGACACTTTTGAGTCTTTGCTTGGCGTTGTCATCACA GGTGTACAGATTGGCATGGGTCCTGGTGGTGAACTAAGATATCCTTCATTCTCTTCACAGGAGCCAAATTTGGCTTGGTCTCATGAACTTGGAGAGTTTCAGTGCTATGATAAG TATATGCTTGCTTCTCTGAATGCCTCTGCAAGAAATATTGGAAAGCGTGAATGGGGAAATGGTGGTCCATTTGGTAGTGAAAGTTTGATGCAAAATCCTGAGCATACTGATTTTTTCAGAAATGACGGTGGCTCTTGGGACACACCATATGGTAAATTTTTTCTTGAATGGTACTCAGATATGCTGCTGCTGCATGGGGAGAGGATTTGTAGGGAAGCTGAAACTATATTTAGGGGTACAGAAGTCCATATATCAGCAAAATTGGCTGCCATTCACTGGCATTATGCCATGCAATCCCACCCATCAGAGTTAACAGCTGGCTATTATAATACTTCTAACAGGGACGGATACTTACCCATTGCTCGTATGTTTAGCAAGTATGGATTCTCAATGTGCTGCTCTTGTTTTGAAATGCAAGATGCTGTAACGCAGAAGATCAATCCAGATGGTAGTCCTGAAGGTTTTCTTAGACAGCTTTTGCTGGTTGCTAGGCTCTGTGATATATCACTCGAAGGTCAaaatttttcaactaatttgGATGATGGTGCATTCACCCAGGTGCTTAAGATGTCAAAATTTTACTCAGATGGGATTGAGAAGCGACCTTTCTCATTCAACTTTGTAAGAATGGACAAAAGATTGTTTGAATCCCGAAATTGGGATCGGTTTACTCGTTTTGTGAGACAATTGTCTAATGGAAACATTTTTCGAGCCAGATTAAATTCTGTTCGTGAAGTACGGTTGAAGACCACACCAGTGGTAGCAGCAGTGGGACTGTTGTACCACCTATATCAGCACTCTTGA